One part of the Paenibacillus silvisoli genome encodes these proteins:
- the aroF gene encoding 3-deoxy-7-phosphoheptulonate synthase, giving the protein MIVITKNNVAEERIAEIVQHIEKSGVQAHVSRGTDRTVIGIIGKAEPTLAEHLRQMKGVENVIKISKSYKLASRDFHPDDTVIEIKGVKIGGEHLAIMGGPCAVETPEQIDEIARLVKAAGGQILRGGAFKPRTGPYSFQGIGVEGLKMMADAGRKHGLLTITEVMTPEYVDICCEYADILQVGTRNMQNFDLLRKLGTVKTPVLLKRGFSATYDEFLNAAEYILAGGNPNVMLCERGIRTFETYTRNTLDLAAIPVLQGLSHLPVISDPSHGTGRRELVEPMAKASVAAGANGLIIEMHTDPDNSMTGDGVQSLFPDQFANLLKELEQLGKLVGRRFDTPKEPAEYFNTWVK; this is encoded by the coding sequence ATGATCGTCATAACGAAAAATAACGTAGCGGAAGAGCGGATTGCCGAAATCGTACAGCACATCGAGAAATCCGGCGTGCAAGCGCATGTGTCCCGGGGAACGGACAGAACGGTAATCGGCATTATCGGAAAGGCTGAGCCGACGCTCGCCGAGCATCTGCGCCAAATGAAAGGCGTCGAGAACGTCATTAAAATTTCGAAGTCCTACAAGCTGGCAAGCCGGGATTTCCATCCGGACGATACGGTCATCGAAATTAAAGGCGTGAAGATCGGCGGGGAGCATCTTGCGATCATGGGCGGACCATGCGCGGTGGAAACGCCGGAGCAGATCGATGAAATCGCGAGACTGGTCAAGGCGGCAGGCGGTCAGATTCTGCGCGGCGGCGCGTTCAAGCCCCGTACCGGGCCGTACAGCTTCCAAGGCATCGGCGTCGAAGGGCTGAAGATGATGGCGGATGCGGGACGCAAACATGGCCTGCTGACGATTACGGAAGTCATGACGCCGGAATACGTGGATATTTGCTGCGAATACGCCGACATCCTTCAAGTCGGCACGCGCAACATGCAGAATTTCGACTTGCTGCGCAAGCTCGGCACGGTGAAGACGCCCGTTCTGCTCAAGCGCGGCTTCAGCGCAACCTACGACGAATTCCTGAACGCGGCCGAATACATCCTTGCGGGCGGAAATCCGAACGTTATGCTTTGCGAGCGCGGCATCCGCACATTCGAAACGTACACGCGCAACACGCTTGATTTGGCAGCCATTCCGGTGCTGCAGGGGCTGAGCCATTTGCCGGTCATCTCCGATCCAAGCCACGGCACGGGCCGCCGCGAGCTGGTGGAGCCGATGGCGAAAGCGTCGGTCGCTGCAGGCGCTAACGGTCTCATCATCGAGATGCATACCGACCCGGACAACTCCATGACGGGCGACGGCGTGCAATCGCTGTTCCCTGACCAATTCGCGAACCTTCTGAAAGAATTGGAACAATTGGGCAAGCTCGTCGGCAGGCGGTTCGATACGCCGAAAGAGCCTGCGGAATACTTCAATACGTGGGTCAAATAA
- the glnA gene encoding type I glutamate--ammonia ligase: MSVQNVLNTIKEKNIMFVDFRFVDLSGHAHHITLPSTEVDADTFVNGVAFDGSSIPGFRGIEESDMVMIPDTESSFIDPFTDHPTLNIMCNIHTPDGERYERDPRGIAQKAEEFLQKSGVGTAAFFAPESEFFIFDEVRYESKMNTSYYEVDSAEAGWNTARKEEGGNLGYKIPVKGGYVPVAPVDSQQDIRSEMVRIMQESGLRVERHHHEVATAGQAEINFRFDTLTKTADNLMKYKYIINNVARQWGKVATFMPKPLFGDNGSGMHVHSSIFNGDSPLFYEKGAYANLSPLAMHYIGGILHHAPALIAITNPSTNSFKRLVPGYEAPVNLVFSKGNRSAAIRIPVAAVTPKGCRIEFRTPDSTANPYLAFAAMLLAGLDGIKRKLDPVALGYGPFDKNIYDLPEEDKKEIRSVPGTLDEALDALEADSEFLTEGGVFSKDFIENFVQLKRAEAKAVAIRIHPHEYSLYFDC, from the coding sequence ATGTCAGTTCAAAACGTATTGAACACGATTAAAGAGAAAAACATCATGTTTGTAGATTTCCGCTTCGTGGATCTTTCCGGCCACGCGCACCACATCACGCTTCCTTCGACGGAAGTGGATGCCGACACTTTTGTTAACGGCGTAGCATTTGACGGTTCCTCGATCCCAGGCTTCCGCGGTATCGAAGAGTCCGACATGGTTATGATTCCGGACACGGAGTCCAGCTTCATCGATCCGTTTACTGACCACCCTACTTTGAACATCATGTGCAACATCCACACGCCAGACGGCGAGCGTTATGAGCGCGACCCGCGCGGCATCGCTCAAAAAGCGGAAGAATTCCTGCAAAAGTCCGGCGTTGGTACGGCTGCATTCTTCGCGCCTGAGTCCGAGTTCTTCATCTTCGACGAAGTTCGCTACGAAAGCAAAATGAATACTTCTTATTACGAAGTTGATTCCGCTGAAGCTGGCTGGAACACGGCTCGTAAAGAAGAGGGCGGCAACCTTGGCTACAAAATTCCGGTTAAAGGCGGCTACGTTCCGGTTGCTCCTGTTGACTCCCAACAAGACATCCGCAGCGAAATGGTTCGCATCATGCAAGAATCCGGCCTGCGCGTCGAGCGTCATCACCACGAAGTCGCTACAGCTGGTCAAGCTGAAATCAACTTCCGTTTCGATACGTTGACGAAAACAGCCGATAACCTTATGAAATATAAATACATCATCAACAACGTTGCTCGTCAATGGGGCAAAGTCGCAACATTTATGCCTAAGCCGCTTTTCGGCGACAATGGCAGCGGTATGCATGTTCACTCGTCCATCTTCAACGGTGATTCCCCGTTGTTCTACGAGAAAGGTGCTTACGCAAACCTGAGCCCTTTGGCTATGCACTACATCGGCGGTATCCTGCACCACGCGCCAGCGTTGATCGCAATTACAAACCCGTCGACAAACTCGTTCAAACGTCTTGTTCCTGGCTACGAAGCGCCGGTTAACCTTGTATTCTCGAAAGGCAACCGTTCCGCTGCAATCCGTATTCCGGTTGCTGCAGTTACGCCGAAGGGCTGCCGTATCGAGTTCCGTACGCCGGACTCCACAGCTAACCCTTACCTCGCATTCGCAGCGATGCTGCTTGCAGGTCTTGACGGCATCAAGCGCAAGCTGGATCCAGTTGCTCTTGGTTATGGTCCATTCGACAAAAACATCTACGATCTTCCTGAAGAAGATAAGAAAGAAATTCGTTCGGTACCAGGTACGCTTGATGAAGCGCTTGACGCTTTGGAAGCTGACAGCGAATTCTTGACTGAAGGCGGCGTATTCTCCAAAGACTTCATCGAGAACTTCGTACAACTGAAGCGTGCTGAAGCGAAAGCTGTTGCAATCCGTATTCATCCGCACGAGTACAGCCTATACTTCGACTGCTAA
- the serC gene encoding 3-phosphoserine/phosphohydroxythreonine transaminase: MTNRAFNFNAGPAALPLEVLQQAQQEFTDFAGAGMSIMEMSHRSSIFEEVNDGAQSLLRELFGIPSNYKVLFLQGGASTQFAMIPMNLLSAGKTAAFVNTGSWADKAIKEAKLFGETAIVASSEADKFSRIPSLNDIQLPANTAYLHVTSNETIEGTQYAAYPETGDVTLIADMSSDILSRPVDISKFGLIYAGAQKNLGPSGVTIVIAREDLVAESPKTIPTMLRYDTHAKNNSLYNTPPSFSIYLVGLMLKWVKERGGVASMEQFNRDKTKLIYDTIDQSGGFYRGFADVGSRSLMNITFRLGSEELEKQFAKESEKQGFVGLKGHRSVGGLRASTYNAVPLESCKALAEFMGDFQKRNG; this comes from the coding sequence ATGACGAATCGCGCGTTTAACTTTAATGCCGGTCCGGCGGCATTGCCGTTGGAAGTATTGCAGCAAGCACAGCAGGAGTTCACTGATTTTGCGGGCGCCGGTATGTCGATCATGGAGATGTCCCACCGCAGCAGCATTTTTGAAGAGGTGAATGACGGGGCGCAATCGCTCCTTCGTGAATTGTTCGGAATTCCAAGCAATTATAAAGTACTATTCCTGCAAGGCGGAGCAAGCACGCAATTCGCGATGATTCCGATGAATCTGCTGTCCGCCGGCAAGACGGCCGCTTTCGTGAATACGGGAAGCTGGGCGGATAAAGCGATCAAGGAAGCGAAGCTGTTCGGCGAAACTGCGATCGTGGCATCCTCGGAAGCGGACAAGTTCAGCCGGATTCCGAGCCTGAACGATATTCAGCTTCCGGCCAATACCGCTTACTTGCACGTGACGTCGAATGAAACGATCGAAGGCACGCAGTATGCCGCTTATCCGGAAACGGGCGACGTTACGCTGATCGCGGACATGTCGAGCGACATTCTCAGCCGTCCGGTCGATATCAGCAAATTCGGCTTGATCTACGCTGGCGCGCAGAAGAACCTGGGTCCATCGGGCGTTACGATCGTGATCGCCCGCGAAGATCTGGTTGCGGAAAGCCCGAAAACAATCCCGACCATGCTGCGTTACGACACGCATGCGAAGAACAACTCGCTTTACAATACGCCGCCTTCGTTCTCCATTTATCTGGTCGGCCTGATGCTGAAATGGGTGAAGGAAAGAGGCGGAGTCGCGTCGATGGAGCAGTTTAACCGCGACAAGACGAAGCTGATCTACGATACGATCGATCAAAGCGGCGGCTTCTACCGCGGCTTCGCGGACGTTGGCAGCCGCTCGCTCATGAACATTACGTTCCGTCTTGGTTCGGAAGAGCTGGAGAAGCAGTTTGCGAAGGAGTCGGAGAAGCAAGGCTTCGTCGGCTTGAAAGGCCACCGCAGCGTCGGCGGCTTGCGCGCCTCGACGTACAATGCGGTTCCGCTTGAAAGCTGCAAGGCGCTCGCGGAATTTATGGGCGATTTCCAGAAGCGCAACGGCTAA
- a CDS encoding response regulator transcription factor: MKKKILIVDDEPSISTLLEFNLKLAGYEVRCASDGEAVFDFLKPFRPDLIVLDLMLPKMDGLQVCRELRKQNNAVPIIMLTALHDVSDKIAGLDHGADDYMTKPFSPQELLSRIQAILRRTQALPGAQESVVHEIGPLSVFSEQREVQLEGKHVELTPKEFELLLYLCRHRGKVLSRQQLLHGVWDYHFLGDTRIVDVHISHLRDKIEKNARSPEYIMTVRNVGYKLAGPGGGTAGVDSSLA; the protein is encoded by the coding sequence TTGAAGAAGAAAATATTAATCGTCGATGACGAGCCATCCATCTCCACGCTGCTTGAATTCAACTTGAAACTTGCCGGCTACGAAGTGCGCTGCGCCTCAGACGGCGAAGCCGTCTTCGACTTTTTAAAGCCGTTTCGTCCCGATCTCATCGTTCTCGACCTGATGCTTCCGAAAATGGACGGCTTGCAAGTGTGCCGCGAGCTGCGCAAACAGAACAATGCCGTACCGATTATCATGCTCACCGCGCTTCATGACGTCAGCGATAAAATCGCCGGCTTAGATCACGGAGCCGACGATTATATGACTAAACCGTTCTCGCCGCAGGAGCTGCTCTCCCGGATTCAAGCTATCCTGCGCCGCACGCAAGCGCTTCCCGGCGCGCAGGAATCGGTCGTGCATGAGATCGGCCCGCTGTCGGTCTTCTCGGAACAGCGCGAAGTGCAGCTCGAAGGCAAGCATGTCGAGCTGACGCCGAAGGAGTTCGAGCTGCTGCTGTACCTGTGCCGTCACCGCGGCAAAGTGCTCAGCCGCCAGCAGCTGCTGCATGGCGTCTGGGACTACCACTTCCTCGGCGATACGCGCATCGTCGACGTGCACATCAGCCATCTCCGCGACAAAATCGAGAAGAACGCCCGGTCGCCTGAGTATATCATGACAGTCCGCAACGTCGGCTACAAGCTGGCCGGCCCTGGCGGCGGAACTGCCGGAGTAGATTCGTCTCTGGCTTAA
- the trmL gene encoding tRNA (uridine(34)/cytosine(34)/5-carboxymethylaminomethyluridine(34)-2'-O)-methyltransferase TrmL, producing MAFHIVLVEPEIPANTGNIARTCAATGTILHLVRPLGFNTDDKTLKRAGLDYWYAVEIHYHDSFQELKELYPEGRFFCASTRNSRVYTEPDYRDGDFFVFGKETKGLPQEVLDAHPDTCIRIPMTDKVRSLNLSNSAAIVVFEALRQTGFSGLE from the coding sequence ATGGCATTTCATATTGTACTTGTCGAGCCGGAAATACCGGCCAATACCGGCAATATCGCGCGGACCTGCGCGGCAACCGGCACGATTCTGCACCTCGTCCGGCCGCTTGGCTTCAATACGGACGACAAGACGCTCAAACGCGCGGGGCTGGATTATTGGTATGCGGTGGAGATCCACTACCACGACTCGTTTCAGGAATTGAAGGAGCTTTATCCGGAGGGGCGCTTTTTCTGCGCGAGCACAAGAAACTCGAGGGTATATACAGAGCCTGATTATCGCGACGGAGATTTCTTCGTCTTCGGGAAAGAGACGAAAGGGCTGCCGCAGGAAGTGCTCGATGCGCATCCGGATACGTGCATTCGCATCCCGATGACCGATAAGGTCCGCTCGCTCAATTTGTCGAATTCTGCGGCGATTGTCGTGTTCGAAGCGCTCCGCCAAACCGGGTTTTCGGGACTAGAATAG
- a CDS encoding AbrB/MazE/SpoVT family DNA-binding domain-containing protein — protein sequence MKPAGVVRKVDQLGRIVLPKSLRKRYQMNEGDPVEILVQGDHIILERYRPRCVFCGTLEGVREFKERYLCNSCMTEMAGLRRG from the coding sequence GTGAAACCGGCTGGTGTTGTGCGTAAAGTAGATCAATTAGGACGTATCGTTCTCCCAAAATCGCTCCGTAAAAGATACCAAATGAACGAGGGAGACCCCGTTGAAATTTTGGTTCAAGGTGACCATATCATTTTGGAGCGCTACCGTCCTCGCTGCGTGTTCTGCGGAACGCTTGAAGGCGTTCGCGAATTCAAGGAACGTTATCTTTGCAATTCCTGCATGACTGAAATGGCTGGCCTGCGCCGGGGTTAA
- a CDS encoding aminotransferase-like domain-containing protein, with protein MEYRFSSNVERLQSSAVRDILKLTQGKEIISFAGGLPAEELFPLDAVKEATERVFRTGGKNALQYGLTEGFLPLREQLCERMASKGMPVQPDEMIMTTGSQQAIDLVARVLLEPGDIVLVENPTYLASLQVFSLSGLRVIPVESDEHGMIISDAERLIKQHKPRLIYVVPTFGNPTGRVWSLERRKGLLGLSHRFGVPILEDDPYGDIQFDEQAHYPTLFSLDDRSKGGHVLYTSTFSKTVAPALRTGWAIGSRAVIANMAKVKQAADLHSSTLDQQTLDQLLRHFSLDDHIKVIRKSYGERMRHMQQLLTAQGWSDVKWVQPKGGMFLWLELPEGLDSEALLRAAVKKNVAFVPGASFFAAEPQRNTARLNFTYTTGERMATGISRFAEALNEFLARC; from the coding sequence GTGGAATACCGGTTTTCGAGCAATGTCGAGCGGCTGCAATCGTCGGCTGTCCGCGACATATTGAAGCTGACGCAAGGAAAGGAAATTATCTCGTTTGCGGGCGGATTGCCGGCCGAGGAGCTGTTCCCGCTTGATGCGGTGAAGGAGGCGACGGAGCGGGTATTCCGCACCGGCGGCAAAAACGCGCTGCAGTATGGACTTACCGAGGGCTTCCTGCCGCTGCGCGAGCAACTGTGCGAACGCATGGCCTCGAAGGGCATGCCGGTGCAGCCGGATGAGATGATTATGACGACGGGCTCGCAGCAGGCGATCGACTTGGTTGCGCGCGTATTGCTGGAGCCGGGCGATATCGTTCTTGTGGAGAATCCGACGTATTTGGCTAGCCTGCAGGTGTTTAGCTTGAGCGGCCTTCGCGTCATTCCGGTCGAGAGCGACGAGCATGGCATGATCATATCCGATGCCGAGCGTCTCATCAAGCAGCATAAGCCACGGTTGATCTACGTCGTGCCTACGTTCGGCAACCCGACGGGACGCGTTTGGAGTCTGGAGCGCCGCAAAGGGCTGCTCGGGCTCAGCCACCGCTTTGGCGTTCCGATTCTGGAGGACGATCCGTACGGCGATATTCAATTCGATGAGCAAGCCCATTACCCGACGCTGTTCTCCTTGGATGATCGGTCGAAGGGCGGACACGTTCTCTATACGAGCACGTTCTCCAAGACGGTTGCGCCGGCGCTCCGTACGGGGTGGGCGATCGGCAGCCGTGCCGTAATCGCGAATATGGCTAAAGTGAAGCAGGCGGCGGACCTGCATTCCAGCACGCTCGACCAGCAGACGCTGGACCAGCTGCTGCGCCATTTCTCGCTGGACGATCACATTAAAGTGATTCGTAAGTCCTATGGCGAACGCATGCGCCACATGCAGCAGCTGTTAACCGCGCAAGGCTGGAGCGACGTGAAATGGGTGCAGCCGAAGGGCGGCATGTTCCTCTGGCTGGAGCTGCCGGAAGGGCTCGATTCCGAGGCGCTCTTGCGCGCCGCGGTGAAGAAGAACGTCGCGTTCGTGCCGGGCGCATCGTTCTTTGCGGCCGAGCCGCAGCGCAACACGGCGCGGCTGAACTTTACGTATACGACCGGCGAGCGGATGGCGACAGGCATTTCGCGCTTCGCCGAAGCGCTGAACGAGTTTTTGGCGCGCTGCTAG
- a CDS encoding Rieske (2Fe-2S) protein, producing MSEPINYRPIAEVQNFTEFPAHVKVNNQPYYIVEAPLKDGEEQTYNLISAICPHAGGLVRPHLNELICPLHYWCFDKATGESTNIPGEQLDCYPLVIEDGKFMARML from the coding sequence ATGAGCGAACCGATTAACTACCGTCCGATTGCCGAAGTACAGAACTTTACGGAATTTCCTGCCCACGTCAAAGTGAACAACCAGCCTTATTATATTGTAGAAGCGCCGCTCAAGGACGGCGAAGAGCAGACCTATAATCTGATCTCGGCCATTTGCCCGCATGCCGGCGGTCTCGTAAGACCGCACTTGAACGAGCTGATTTGTCCGCTGCACTACTGGTGCTTCGACAAGGCTACGGGCGAGTCCACCAATATTCCAGGCGAGCAGCTGGATTGTTATCCGCTCGTTATTGAAGACGGCAAGTTCATGGCACGGATGCTGTAG
- a CDS encoding DUF2161 domain-containing phosphodiesterase — MAVKHETELYPPIKAYFEKQGFEVKGEILHCDLVAIHPQTNETILVEMKKTFNLALLLQGIERLRLNGSVILAVERNRKKVGAHNQRFGDLTELCRMLGLGLMTVTFFKTKAPVLEMLCQPGDPPQRGQRRVRQARLLTEFRERSGDYNTGGSNKSKLVTAYREKALRIAWALQEHGELSPSAISKLTDIPRAGHFLQKDYYRWFERVKRGQYSLKPEGAAALKQYAPIIEAWQKQRQSQAPDQAPAQDKPDTALIYNHDESKGI; from the coding sequence TTGGCTGTCAAACACGAAACGGAGCTTTATCCGCCGATCAAGGCTTATTTTGAGAAGCAGGGCTTTGAGGTGAAGGGAGAGATTCTGCACTGCGACCTCGTTGCCATTCACCCGCAAACGAATGAAACCATTCTTGTGGAAATGAAGAAGACCTTCAATCTCGCGCTGCTGCTGCAGGGTATCGAGCGGCTCCGCCTGAACGGCTCGGTCATCCTGGCCGTCGAGCGCAACCGGAAGAAGGTCGGCGCGCACAACCAGCGATTCGGCGATTTGACCGAGCTGTGCCGGATGCTCGGGCTGGGGCTGATGACCGTGACGTTCTTCAAGACGAAAGCGCCCGTTCTCGAGATGCTCTGCCAGCCGGGAGACCCGCCGCAGCGCGGACAGCGCCGCGTCCGCCAGGCACGGCTGCTCACGGAGTTCCGGGAGCGAAGCGGCGACTATAATACGGGCGGCAGCAATAAGAGCAAGCTCGTCACGGCCTACCGCGAGAAGGCGCTGCGCATTGCATGGGCGCTGCAGGAGCACGGCGAGCTGTCGCCAAGCGCCATCTCGAAGCTGACCGACATTCCGCGAGCCGGCCATTTTTTGCAGAAAGATTATTACCGCTGGTTTGAACGGGTTAAACGGGGACAATATAGCCTTAAACCGGAAGGGGCGGCAGCGCTGAAGCAATACGCGCCTATTATTGAGGCTTGGCAGAAGCAGCGGCAATCACAAGCGCCTGACCAAGCACCCGCACAGGACAAGCCAGACACCGCACTTATTTATAATCACGATGAATCGAAGGGGATATGA
- a CDS encoding PrkA family serine protein kinase, translating into MDILKRISAYKAESEKLAWNGSFKDYIELLKRDPTPAMTAHARVYEMIESFGVADDSGRKKYKFFEQEIFGLDRAVEKLVEEYFHSAARRLDVRKRILLLMGPVSGGKSTIVTMLKRGLEQFSRTEKGAVYAIKGCPMHEDPLHLIPNELRPEAERELGVRIEGNLCPSCQMRVRTEYNGDIESVQVERVLISEENRIGIGTFSPSDPKSQDIADLTGSIDFSTITEFGSESDPRAYRFDGELNKANRGLMEFQEMLKCDEKFLWNLLSLTQEGNFKAGRFALISADELIVAHTNETEYKSFIANKKNEALQSRMIVMPIPYNLKVSEEEKIYKKLIGQSDMKHIHIAPHSLRSAAIFSILTRLKETKKQGMDLVKKMRMYDGEEVEGYKEADLKEMQSEYIEEGMSGIDPRYVINRISSALIKQDLQCINALDVLRALKEGLDQHPSITKDERERYLNFISTARKEYDSLAKKEIQKAFVYSFEESARTLFENYLDNIESYCNWSKIKDPLTGEEMDPDERLMRSIEEQIGVSENAKKAFREEILIRISSYSRKGKKFDYYSHERLREAIEKKLFTDLKDIVKITTSTKTPDEKQLKRINEVTKRLIDEHGYCPVCANELLRYVGSLLNR; encoded by the coding sequence ATGGATATTTTAAAACGGATATCGGCGTATAAGGCGGAAAGTGAAAAGCTGGCTTGGAACGGGTCTTTTAAAGACTACATCGAGCTGCTGAAGCGAGATCCTACTCCGGCCATGACTGCACATGCTCGTGTCTACGAAATGATCGAGTCATTCGGCGTGGCGGATGACAGCGGGAGAAAGAAATACAAGTTTTTCGAACAAGAAATATTCGGCTTAGACAGAGCCGTGGAGAAGCTTGTCGAGGAATACTTCCACTCAGCAGCCCGGCGGCTTGATGTGAGGAAGCGGATACTGCTCCTGATGGGCCCGGTCAGCGGCGGTAAATCCACGATCGTGACCATGTTGAAGCGCGGTCTAGAACAGTTTTCACGTACCGAGAAGGGCGCCGTCTATGCGATTAAAGGCTGCCCGATGCATGAGGATCCGCTGCATCTGATCCCGAATGAACTGCGGCCGGAAGCGGAGCGCGAGCTCGGTGTCCGGATTGAAGGTAATTTGTGCCCATCTTGCCAAATGAGGGTAAGAACCGAATATAACGGGGATATCGAGAGCGTGCAGGTCGAACGCGTCCTGATCTCCGAAGAGAACCGTATCGGTATCGGTACATTCAGCCCTTCCGATCCGAAGTCGCAGGATATTGCGGATTTGACCGGCAGCATCGACTTCTCGACGATTACGGAGTTCGGCTCCGAATCCGATCCGCGCGCCTACCGTTTCGACGGCGAGCTGAACAAAGCGAACCGCGGTTTGATGGAATTCCAGGAGATGCTGAAATGCGACGAGAAGTTCCTGTGGAACCTGCTGTCGCTGACGCAAGAGGGCAACTTCAAGGCCGGCCGGTTCGCGCTCATTTCGGCGGATGAGCTGATCGTGGCGCATACGAACGAAACGGAGTATAAGTCGTTTATCGCGAATAAGAAGAACGAAGCGCTGCAATCCCGGATGATCGTCATGCCGATCCCGTATAACCTGAAGGTGTCCGAAGAGGAGAAGATTTATAAGAAGCTCATCGGACAGAGCGACATGAAGCACATTCATATCGCGCCGCATTCCCTCCGCTCGGCCGCGATCTTCTCCATCCTGACCCGTCTGAAAGAGACGAAGAAGCAAGGGATGGATCTCGTCAAAAAAATGCGCATGTACGACGGCGAGGAAGTCGAAGGCTACAAAGAAGCGGATCTGAAAGAAATGCAATCGGAGTACATCGAAGAAGGCATGTCGGGCATCGACCCGCGCTATGTCATCAACCGGATATCCAGTGCGCTGATTAAGCAGGATTTGCAATGCATCAATGCCCTTGATGTGCTGCGGGCGCTGAAGGAAGGGCTTGATCAGCATCCTTCGATCACGAAGGATGAACGAGAGCGTTACTTAAACTTTATTTCTACCGCGCGCAAAGAATACGACAGCCTCGCGAAGAAGGAAATACAGAAAGCGTTCGTCTATTCCTTCGAAGAGTCGGCTAGAACGCTGTTCGAGAACTATCTCGACAACATCGAGTCGTATTGCAACTGGTCGAAAATCAAAGATCCGCTGACAGGCGAGGAGATGGATCCGGATGAGCGGCTGATGCGCTCCATCGAGGAGCAAATCGGCGTATCCGAAAACGCGAAGAAAGCGTTCCGCGAGGAGATTTTGATCCGGATTTCGTCGTATTCGCGCAAAGGGAAGAAGTTCGATTACTACAGCCACGAGCGTCTGCGCGAGGCGATCGAGAAGAAGCTGTTTACCGACTTGAAGGATATCGTCAAAATCACGACCTCGACCAAAACACCGGACGAGAAGCAGCTGAAGCGGATTAACGAGGTGACGAAGCGGTTGATCGATGAGCACGGTTACTGCCCGGTCTGTGCCAACGAGCTGCTGCGTTACGTCGGAAGCCTGCTGAACCGCTAA